The Alkalihalobacillus sp. LMS6 genomic interval TTCCACTAAAGCACCCACGTTCTTTTGAAACAAAGCTTTTGCACCATTGACCGTTGTCATTTGTAATCCTTCGTACGTTGTAACTAGATCCGCTTGTTCGTTAACCCCTCGTTGTAGCAAGACAGCGAAACGCATTTGCTCAAACAAATCTAAATGGTTATTTGACGCAACAGAATCTGTTCCAAGTGAAACTGGAATGTCATGCTTTAGCATTGACGCTACTTGCGCGACGCCAGAGCCTAATTTTAAATTGCTCATCGGGTTATGAGAAATCATGGCATTGTGCTTCTGAATGAGTTCAAAATGTTGCTCGTACATATGAACACAGTGAGCGAATAACCAGTCTGTACCTTCTAACAAACGTCGCTCTTCTAATAACTCTAACGGATGCATACCATGTTGATCCATATAATCGTGAATTTCTTTTCTTGTTTCAGCAAGATGCATATGAACAGGCAAATGTTCATTCCGTGCAACTTCTACAATACGTTCAATGTAATCCGGCGGACATGTATATGGCGCGTGAGGCGCTAACATCGTTTGAATGCGGCCGTTTCCTGCTCCTCGATAAGAAGTCGCAAACGCTAACGACTCGGCTAATTTTTCATCTTGTTCTTCTTTTGAACAAAGTCCAATAACCGATCGCATTAAAGTAGCACGTAATCCTACCTTTTCAATTTCCTCAGCAAAAGCTGGTAATCCTAGATGATACATATCAACAAACGAGGTTGTACCCGACTCAATCATTTCAATCATGCTTACGTCTCTTGCTACTTTTAAAGTCTGTGAATCAAATTGCCGTTCATTCGGCCAGATCGACTGTTCTAACCAATCTTGTAATGGCTGATCGTCATTTATTCCTCTAAGCAACGACATGCCAGGATGACCGTGGGTATTTACCAATCCTGGCATTAACCATTTTCCATTCGCATTTATAACAGATGTTGCTTCTTTTTCTTGAGCTGAAGGGTCGCCTGAACGAATCGTTACGATTTCAGTGTGATTAAACCGAATATAGCCGTGATCAATCACTGTTTCCTCATGATCCATCGTGATAATTTTTGCATTAAAAATGAGTGTATCCACTATCGTTCCTCCTGATTATTGACATGCTCTTGAAGTAGCTGCTCAAATTTCCCTTCATAAACCGGTGTTGTCGGCAATGATTCTAAAAACGTTTTTCCATATCGCGTTGTAACAACACGTCTATCAAAAATAAAGAAATTGCCGGTGTCAGTCGTTGTTCGAATTAATCGACCAAACCCTTGGCGAAAACGAATAACGGCTTGCGGTAAAGATAGATCTGTGAATGGATTTTCGCCATTTTCTTTTGCCGCATTAATTTGCGCACGAGTTAACGGTTGGTTCGGAGGTGAAAACGGCAAACGCACAATAATTAAATGTTCAAGTGCATCACCTGCTAAGTCAATGCCTTCCCAAAAGCTATTTGTACCAAATAAAATACTCGAACCACTTGTTTGTTTAAATAACTTTAATAAGCGTGATCGTGAACCGCTCGTAATCCCCTGACCGATCAGCGTAAAACTATGGTCATCATCTAGATCTTTTACATACTGATAAACTTGTTTAAGCATATCGTAGGACGTAAACAACACGAGTGACTTTTTATGTGTCGCATCCGTTAATCGCCACAGTTTAATGGCAACATCTTGAATAAACAATTGATCATTTTGACCTCGAACATCAGGAATATCTGTCGGAATAAGCACGTTCAATTGTTTTTCATAAGAAAACGGCGATGCTATTTGCTTCGTTCGCACGCCAAAATCCTCAAGGCCCAAGCGTTTTAACGCATAATCAAATGATTGTTTTATTGTTAACGTAGCCGACGTTAGCACGACACTTTTCTTTTTCGCAAAAAATTCATCCGCTAAGCGATCATGAATGCGAATCGGCTTTGCGTACAAATACGTTGCATTTTTTGCTCCTTTTGGCTCAACTTCAACCCAATACACATAGTCCTCATCGTATTCCAATAACAATTCATACAACTGGGTGATTTCTTCTTCAAACGAAGCGATGATCGATTTAAAGTTGGCTACAGCTGACTGCTGTTGATAGGCAAGCTCATCATCCGTTTCTTGATTGAGCTGCGTTCGAAATTGTTTAAGAATCGATTGACTACTCAGTTGAACCCGCATCGCACATTCTAAAATACCTTGCCAGAGCACGCCTTCTTCGTTAAAACTTTTATACACATAACTTACGCGTCCGATATCGGTTGCTTCTGTTTGTCTTTCGTTCACAAAAGCATGGAGCATGCGAAACAACTCTTCCACATCCTCTTTTATTTCTGTTAAAACGGTTAAGCTATTTTTCTCCATTTGTACAAATGTCTCATGATGTTGATGTTGGCTGAAAAACTGTAGCAAACGCGATAACGAAAAACCAATGGATAAATGATTAACCGACAATCCAAAATAATCAATAGCGGTTTCTTCGAGATGATGGGCTTCGTCAATAACTGCGTGACTATAGGTGGGGATAATGGCTCTTTTTTGATGCACATCTGTCATTAACAACGCATGGTTAACAATAATGACATCTGCTTCTTTCGCTACTTTTCGTGAACGATGAAAGAAGCAGCGCGAGAACCAAGGATTAAACCGACCTAAATCAGAGGAGGCATCGCTTTGCACTGTGCGCCAAAATAATTGACCACCGCTTGATAAATTTAACTCTTCCACATCACCTGTCGACGTCTCTAAAAGCCAAATTAGCATTTGTGCTTTTGTTAATTGGACATCATATGATCCGTCTTCACGATCTAAAATCGCCTCTTCAAACTTTCTTAAATCTACATAATGCTGCCTTCCTTTTAACACTGCCACGTTTACCGAAATGCCTAACGCTTTTTTTATAAGTTTAAGGTCTTTTTTCAACAATTGCTCTTGTAAAGGGATCGAATATGTGGAAAGAACGACCGGCTTTTGAGTCTGTTTTGCGTAGTAAATACTTGGTATTAAATACCCTAATGTTTTGCCTGTACCTGTTCCTGCTTCAATTAGCGCGTGCGCGTAATCGGTGAATGCGTCATGGACAGCTCTCGCCATTTCCTCTTGACCAACACGGACTTCATAATGCTCGAACTGTCTTGCAAGAGATCCGTCTTTTGAGAAAAGTTGTTGTTCAAATGCTTCAAATGTACTTGGCAAAGCTTCTTTCTCTTTCTCTTTTTCTTCTTCATCCTGTTGGACTCGTTTTAAGGCAAGCTGTCTAAACACATCCACTGTCTGATCTTCTTGGTTTACTTCTTTTAAAGCACGGTCTATTCCTTGCTCAATTAAAAAAGCCCAGTCACTTTTTAAAGACAGCGTTACTTTCTTTAAGACTTGTAACGTAATTAATGGAAGCTGTAAAAGCTTTTTATGTAAGAAGATAAACAGTTCCGCCGTCATTTCAGCGTCACTGTCGGCTTGGTGAGGCCTTGAATGATCCATATCAAAATAAACGGTTAGATCAGACAATTTATAACTATCTAATGTAGGTAACAAGGCTCGACTTAATTCCACCGTATCAAAAGTAAAGCAGGTTGGAAATGAATAGCCAACACGTTCCAACTGCTTCTTTAAAAACCCTTTATCAAACGGAACATTATGCGCAACAAAATGACTTCCTTCTAAAAATGCAAGGATCTCAACAGCTACTTCTTCAAATGTAGGCGCACCTTTTACATGCTCTTGAGAAATTCCCGTTAACTCGGTTATAAAAGGTGGAATATCACAAAGCGGATCGACAAACGTTGAAAATCGATCTGTAATTTGATGATCTTCCACCTTTACAGCTCCAATTTGGATAATACGTGCTCCCTGATCAGGAGAATTCCCTGTTGTCTCCAAATCAAGCACGACATAAGACTGTGACACTTTTGCACCTCAATTCAAAACCCGGTCTTACTTCATTATTGCTTGTATCCATTCATACGATTTTTTTGCTTCCGGGTCGGTATGGCTTAGTTCACTCAATAAATGAACGGCTCTTTTATCACCTGATAATGCTTTATTCCAAGCAAATCCATGTAGCCAGCGTTGTTCTTTGCCTGATTGTATCATTAAATGCTCATATGCATAACATGCTAGCTCATGTTCGCCAATCCATTCTACTAAGTGCGCTACAGCGACTAGCGCTGATTGCTCATGCAAATTTTCAATGACTTGCAAAAATGCTGCCCGAGCTTCTTCTAGTTCACCTGCTTGAACAAGTGCCAACGCTAACGCGTAAAGGCCATCAACATCTTCTACATGATAAGCATATTGCCGAAAACATGTCGTTGCATATTCGTAATTTCCTAACGTAAAATAGCAGACCCCTAAATTATACATGAGTTCATGATTTTCTGCTAAGGGTTGCGCTTTTTCTAAATAATGAATAGCCTTCTCCATGTCATGTTGAACAATGGCGATCAATCCTAACCCTTTATATGCCAAATGGGTTATTAACGCTGGTGTTTGTAAGAATAACACATATTGAAATTGCGCTTCACTCTCAACTAAATCACTTTGATACAAGGAAGCATAGCCGACATACAAACAGCGTATTCCATCCTTTTCCACATGCTCTTCTTGCTTTAATTGCGCACACGCTTCTTGAAACTGGCCTTGATCGAATAAAATCGTCCCTTTTGATTGGTATTGATATAAATGCGCTTCCTCTTTGACTTTGCGTTTTAACTCCTGCATCGACTCATCCAGTGATCCCCATGTGGTCAATAGCAGTTCAACCTTATCCTCTAACGTATCCATTTGTTTCGATTGTTGTTTAAGCGGTAGCGCCCATACTGATTCATATAAGCTGTACCATTCGTTTAACCATTCTTTCAAAAAAATCCCCTCCCAGCAATTTGCTCTACTCACAGTTTGCATGTTTACGGGAGGGAATATTCGAGTTATAGGACGGTAGAAGCTGGTTCTGTTCCTAACATTTCTACAATCGTATTGGTTTCGTCTAAAATCGCCACTTTAGGGGTGTGCGTAAGCGCTTCTTGATTTTCAAGCATGACATAACTCAAGATGATGACAACGTCTCCAGGCTGAACTTTTCGTGCAGCAGCACCGTTTAAACAAATTTCTCCTGTACCACGTTTTCCTTTAATAATATACGTTTCGAAACGCTCACCGTTGTTGTTATTGACGATTTGGACTTTTTCATTCTCAATTAAATCGACGGCATCTAGAAGATCTTCATCAATCGTAATACTGCCAACATAATTTAAATTTGATTCAGTTACACGCGCGCGGTGTAATTTTGCTTTCATCATTGTTCTGTACATTACGCTTCACCTCGGTTGCTAAAGTCAATTTGAACATGGTCAATAAGTCGAGCGTGCGAGAACTGGTAAGCAAGAGCTAAAATGATTCGTCCTGTCGCAACCTCTACTTGTTTTAGTGACGGGTATTCATATGCTTCTATATAGTCAATGGAGCCGCTCGGAATTTGAGCTAACGATACACGGACTAGTTCAATTAACTCTGGAACGTTTCGGTTGTTAGACGCTTTTGC includes:
- the dinG gene encoding ATP-dependent DNA helicase DinG; its protein translation is MSQSYVVLDLETTGNSPDQGARIIQIGAVKVEDHQITDRFSTFVDPLCDIPPFITELTGISQEHVKGAPTFEEVAVEILAFLEGSHFVAHNVPFDKGFLKKQLERVGYSFPTCFTFDTVELSRALLPTLDSYKLSDLTVYFDMDHSRPHQADSDAEMTAELFIFLHKKLLQLPLITLQVLKKVTLSLKSDWAFLIEQGIDRALKEVNQEDQTVDVFRQLALKRVQQDEEEKEKEKEALPSTFEAFEQQLFSKDGSLARQFEHYEVRVGQEEMARAVHDAFTDYAHALIEAGTGTGKTLGYLIPSIYYAKQTQKPVVLSTYSIPLQEQLLKKDLKLIKKALGISVNVAVLKGRQHYVDLRKFEEAILDREDGSYDVQLTKAQMLIWLLETSTGDVEELNLSSGGQLFWRTVQSDASSDLGRFNPWFSRCFFHRSRKVAKEADVIIVNHALLMTDVHQKRAIIPTYSHAVIDEAHHLEETAIDYFGLSVNHLSIGFSLSRLLQFFSQHQHHETFVQMEKNSLTVLTEIKEDVEELFRMLHAFVNERQTEATDIGRVSYVYKSFNEEGVLWQGILECAMRVQLSSQSILKQFRTQLNQETDDELAYQQQSAVANFKSIIASFEEEITQLYELLLEYDEDYVYWVEVEPKGAKNATYLYAKPIRIHDRLADEFFAKKKSVVLTSATLTIKQSFDYALKRLGLEDFGVRTKQIASPFSYEKQLNVLIPTDIPDVRGQNDQLFIQDVAIKLWRLTDATHKKSLVLFTSYDMLKQVYQYVKDLDDDHSFTLIGQGITSGSRSRLLKLFKQTSGSSILFGTNSFWEGIDLAGDALEHLIIVRLPFSPPNQPLTRAQINAAKENGENPFTDLSLPQAVIRFRQGFGRLIRTTTDTGNFFIFDRRVVTTRYGKTFLESLPTTPVYEGKFEQLLQEHVNNQEER
- the panD gene encoding aspartate 1-decarboxylase, which translates into the protein MYRTMMKAKLHRARVTESNLNYVGSITIDEDLLDAVDLIENEKVQIVNNNNGERFETYIIKGKRGTGEICLNGAAARKVQPGDVVIILSYVMLENQEALTHTPKVAILDETNTIVEMLGTEPASTVL
- a CDS encoding CDC27 family protein; the protein is MKEWLNEWYSLYESVWALPLKQQSKQMDTLEDKVELLLTTWGSLDESMQELKRKVKEEAHLYQYQSKGTILFDQGQFQEACAQLKQEEHVEKDGIRCLYVGYASLYQSDLVESEAQFQYVLFLQTPALITHLAYKGLGLIAIVQHDMEKAIHYLEKAQPLAENHELMYNLGVCYFTLGNYEYATTCFRQYAYHVEDVDGLYALALALVQAGELEEARAAFLQVIENLHEQSALVAVAHLVEWIGEHELACYAYEHLMIQSGKEQRWLHGFAWNKALSGDKRAVHLLSELSHTDPEAKKSYEWIQAIMK
- a CDS encoding amidohydrolase, with protein sequence MDTLIFNAKIITMDHEETVIDHGYIRFNHTEIVTIRSGDPSAQEKEATSVINANGKWLMPGLVNTHGHPGMSLLRGINDDQPLQDWLEQSIWPNERQFDSQTLKVARDVSMIEMIESGTTSFVDMYHLGLPAFAEEIEKVGLRATLMRSVIGLCSKEEQDEKLAESLAFATSYRGAGNGRIQTMLAPHAPYTCPPDYIERIVEVARNEHLPVHMHLAETRKEIHDYMDQHGMHPLELLEERRLLEGTDWLFAHCVHMYEQHFELIQKHNAMISHNPMSNLKLGSGVAQVASMLKHDIPVSLGTDSVASNNHLDLFEQMRFAVLLQRGVNEQADLVTTYEGLQMTTVNGAKALFQKNVGALVEGHEADFIMLSPHQAHFLPEENLVSHLVFSAKGTDVTDMYVQGKPLYENKSFTTMDKEKVQFEAKRHIQAKKG